A window of the Streptomyces luomodiensis genome harbors these coding sequences:
- a CDS encoding 2Fe-2S iron-sulfur cluster-binding protein, producing the protein MTAIPLRPPRRLVDLTLDGEPVRAPEGSTLLDACRAAGKDVPTLCQGDTLTPKNACRVCVVEVEGSRTLAPACSRRVEPGMEVRTDTERARHSRKVVLELLASSTDLSTTPGAAEWIEEYGAEPDRFGAEAARVAEEPKVDNDLYVRDYSKCVLCYKCVDACGEQWQNTFAIAVAGRGFDARISTEHDAPLTDSACVYCGNCVEVCPTGALSFKTEFDMRAAGTWDESAQTETTTVCAYCGVGCNLTLHVQDNEIVKVTSPHDNPVTHGNLCIKGRFGYQHVQNHAQNQD; encoded by the coding sequence GTGACCGCGATACCGCTGCGACCCCCGCGCCGTCTGGTCGACCTCACCCTGGACGGCGAGCCGGTCCGCGCCCCGGAGGGCAGCACCCTGCTGGACGCGTGCCGCGCCGCGGGCAAGGACGTCCCGACCCTGTGCCAGGGCGACACGCTCACCCCGAAGAACGCCTGCCGGGTGTGCGTGGTGGAGGTGGAGGGCTCCCGCACCCTCGCCCCGGCCTGCTCCCGCCGGGTGGAGCCGGGCATGGAGGTGCGCACGGACACCGAGCGGGCCCGGCACAGCCGTAAGGTCGTCCTGGAGCTGCTGGCCTCCTCCACCGATCTGTCGACGACCCCGGGCGCCGCCGAGTGGATCGAGGAGTACGGGGCCGAGCCGGACCGGTTCGGTGCCGAGGCGGCCCGGGTGGCCGAGGAGCCGAAGGTGGACAACGACCTGTACGTCCGCGATTACAGCAAATGCGTCCTCTGCTACAAATGCGTGGACGCCTGCGGCGAGCAGTGGCAGAACACCTTCGCGATCGCGGTCGCGGGCCGCGGTTTCGACGCCCGTATCTCCACCGAGCACGACGCGCCCCTCACCGATTCGGCCTGTGTCTACTGCGGCAACTGCGTCGAGGTGTGCCCGACGGGCGCCCTGAGCTTCAAGACCGAGTTCGACATGCGGGCGGCCGGGACCTGGGACGAGTCGGCGCAGACGGAGACCACGACGGTGTGCGCCTACTGTGGTGTGGGCTGCAATCTCACTCTCCATGTGCAGGACAATGAGATCGTGAAGGTCACCTCGCCGCACGATAATCCCGTGACACACGGGAACCTGTGCATCAAGGGCCGCTTCGGCTACCAACACGTACAGAACCACGCACAGAACCAGGACTGA
- a CDS encoding NAD(P)H-dependent oxidoreductase subunit E, with amino-acid sequence MDLRFGDSKPTDEERAAVDALLGPPASAWEGADDRTDTDLRWARGGREARERRDLLLPGLHALNDRVGWISEGGLAYLCRRLTVPPAEGYGVATFYAMFAVKPRPATVVHVCTDLACAARGSARVCTKIERDLGPAGSAGSGAVWQPSPCLGLCERAPAALVIRAGEAPRTAVVAPATAEAVADAATAPHEAAAEPQAAAAAPQARTPAAQPAQAGTSAALPAPTPAPRPSRASGQASGQASGQASGQASGQTANAVARTGSSAPGSALAAPEAGRDGLVLLRRVGVVDPGSLDDYRAHGGYAALRRAFALGPAGVIREVTEAGLVGRGGAAFPTGRKWAATAQQPDHPHYLVCNADESEPGTFKDRVLMEGDPYALVEAMTIAGYATGAHRGYLYLRGEYPRALRRLRTAIDRARARGLLGEDVMGQGFAFDIEIRRGAGAYICGEETAIFNSIEGRRGEPRSKPPFPVEKGLFGKPTAVNNVETLVNVLPILIEGAQGYARTGTSASTGTKLFCVSGTVARPGVYELPFGATLRELLELAGPPKTLRAVLLGGAAGAFVRPDELDVPLTFEGTRAAGATLGSGVVLVLDDSVELPRVLLRIAEFFRDESCGQCVPCRVGTVRQEEALHRIKDLTGDAAAGDIALLREVGRAMRDASICGLGQTAWNAVESAIDRLGAFK; translated from the coding sequence GTGGATCTGCGCTTCGGTGACAGCAAGCCCACGGACGAGGAGCGGGCGGCGGTCGACGCGCTGCTCGGCCCGCCCGCGTCCGCCTGGGAGGGCGCGGACGACCGTACGGACACCGATCTGCGCTGGGCGCGCGGCGGCCGCGAGGCGCGTGAGCGGCGCGATCTGCTGTTGCCGGGGCTGCACGCCCTCAACGACCGGGTGGGCTGGATCAGCGAGGGCGGCCTGGCCTATCTGTGCCGACGGCTGACGGTCCCTCCGGCGGAGGGCTACGGGGTGGCGACCTTCTACGCGATGTTCGCGGTGAAACCCCGTCCGGCGACCGTCGTCCACGTCTGTACGGACCTGGCGTGCGCCGCCCGGGGCTCCGCGCGGGTGTGCACGAAGATCGAACGGGACCTGGGCCCGGCGGGCTCGGCGGGGTCCGGAGCCGTCTGGCAGCCCAGCCCATGCCTGGGCCTGTGCGAACGCGCCCCGGCGGCCCTGGTGATCCGCGCGGGCGAGGCCCCGCGGACGGCGGTCGTCGCCCCGGCCACGGCCGAGGCGGTCGCCGACGCGGCGACGGCGCCGCACGAGGCGGCGGCCGAGCCGCAAGCGGCGGCCGCCGCGCCGCAAGCACGAACCCCGGCCGCCCAGCCCGCACAGGCGGGCACCTCTGCCGCCCTGCCCGCCCCCACGCCCGCGCCACGGCCCAGCAGGGCGTCAGGCCAGGCGTCAGGCCAGGCGTCAGGCCAGGCGTCAGGCCAGGCGTCAGGCCAGACCGCGAACGCCGTTGCGCGGACGGGGAGTTCCGCGCCCGGGAGCGCACTCGCGGCGCCGGAGGCCGGGCGCGACGGTCTGGTGCTGCTGCGTCGGGTCGGGGTGGTGGACCCGGGGTCGCTCGACGACTACCGCGCCCACGGCGGTTACGCCGCCCTGCGGCGCGCGTTCGCGCTCGGGCCCGCCGGGGTGATCCGGGAGGTGACCGAGGCGGGTCTGGTCGGGCGGGGCGGGGCCGCGTTCCCGACCGGGCGGAAGTGGGCGGCCACCGCCCAGCAGCCCGACCATCCGCACTATCTGGTCTGCAACGCCGACGAGAGCGAACCGGGGACCTTCAAGGACCGGGTCCTGATGGAGGGCGATCCGTACGCCCTCGTCGAGGCCATGACCATCGCGGGCTACGCGACCGGGGCCCACCGCGGCTATCTGTACCTGCGCGGCGAGTATCCGCGTGCGCTGCGCCGGCTGCGCACCGCCATCGACCGGGCCCGCGCCCGCGGCCTCCTCGGCGAGGACGTGATGGGCCAGGGGTTCGCGTTCGACATCGAGATCCGGCGCGGCGCGGGCGCGTACATCTGCGGTGAGGAGACCGCGATCTTCAATTCGATCGAGGGGCGGCGCGGTGAACCGCGCAGCAAACCGCCGTTCCCGGTCGAGAAAGGGCTGTTCGGCAAGCCGACCGCGGTCAACAACGTGGAGACGCTGGTCAATGTGCTGCCCATTCTGATCGAAGGCGCACAGGGGTATGCGCGCACCGGCACCTCCGCCTCCACCGGCACCAAGCTGTTCTGCGTCTCCGGCACGGTGGCCCGCCCCGGCGTCTACGAGCTGCCGTTCGGGGCGACGCTGCGGGAGCTGCTGGAGCTCGCGGGGCCGCCGAAGACCCTGCGCGCGGTGCTGCTCGGCGGCGCGGCGGGCGCCTTCGTACGCCCCGACGAGCTGGACGTCCCGCTCACGTTCGAGGGCACCCGCGCCGCGGGCGCCACGCTCGGCTCGGGGGTGGTGCTGGTGCTGGACGACAGTGTCGAGCTGCCCCGCGTCCTGCTGCGCATCGCGGAGTTCTTCCGCGACGAGTCCTGCGGCCAGTGCGTGCCCTGCCGGGTGGGCACCGTACGGCAGGAGGAGGCGCTGCACCGGATCAAGGACCTTACGGGCGACGCCGCGGCCGGGGACATCGCGCTGCTGCGCGAGGTCGGCCGGGCCATGCGGGACGCCTCGATCTGCGGTCTGGGCCAGACCGCCTGGAACGCCGTGGAGTCCGCCATCGACCGTCTGGGAGCCTTCAAGTGA
- a CDS encoding molybdopterin oxidoreductase family protein: protein MARNRQRDRQQKQYPRLTHPLVRDPVSGELRPASWDEALSRAAAGFRAVTAAHGPDAFGMFSCSRATNEMNYVAQKFARVVMGTNNVDSCNRTCHAPSVAGLSAVFGSGGGTSSYGEVEDTDLIVMWGSNARFAHPIFFHHVLKGIRNGARMYAVDPRRTSTAEWAESWLGLNVGTDIPLAHAVGREIIHAGLANHAFIERATSGFEEYAAHVEPWTPSVAEKVTGVPADAIRDLAHAYATAERAQLCWTLGITEHHNGTDNVRALINLALLTGHVGRYGSGLQPLRGQNNVQGGGDMGAIPNRLPGFQDILDPPVRSKFERAWDVVIQPRYGLNLTEMFEAMEAGELRAVYCIGENPAQSEADTEQAIRRLTSLEHLVVQDIFLTRTAELADVVLPATAAWCETDGTTTNSERRVQRVRKAVEPPGEAREDIDILCELARRLGHDWEFADAEEVWNELRAVSPDHFGMTYERLEKHQGIQWPCPSTDRLEPTYLHGRLWESDPARRGARAPFGPVKHDPPVDLTDDAYPIRLTTGRRLDSYNTGVQSGGFASPLRRGEYIELCPEDADRYRVEAEEWVRVTSRRGSVVAPVWIDPGLRPGLAFMTMHFPDEVDTNSLTIEANCPIAGTAEFKASAIRIEKLPVTAVRS, encoded by the coding sequence GTGGCCCGTAACCGCCAGCGCGACCGACAGCAGAAGCAGTACCCCCGGCTGACCCACCCCCTGGTGCGCGATCCGGTGAGCGGTGAACTCCGCCCCGCCTCCTGGGACGAGGCGCTCAGCCGGGCCGCCGCCGGATTCCGGGCCGTGACGGCGGCCCACGGGCCCGACGCGTTCGGCATGTTCTCCTGCTCCCGCGCCACCAACGAGATGAACTACGTGGCCCAGAAGTTCGCCCGGGTGGTGATGGGCACCAACAACGTCGACTCCTGCAACCGCACCTGCCACGCGCCCAGCGTCGCGGGGCTGTCCGCCGTGTTCGGCTCCGGCGGCGGCACCTCCTCGTACGGGGAGGTCGAGGACACCGATCTGATCGTGATGTGGGGCTCCAACGCCCGCTTCGCGCACCCGATCTTCTTCCACCACGTCCTCAAGGGCATCCGGAACGGCGCCCGGATGTACGCGGTCGACCCGCGCCGCACCTCGACCGCCGAATGGGCGGAGAGCTGGCTGGGGCTCAACGTGGGCACCGACATCCCGCTCGCCCACGCCGTGGGCCGCGAGATCATCCACGCGGGGCTCGCCAACCACGCCTTCATCGAGCGCGCGACCAGCGGCTTCGAGGAGTACGCGGCCCATGTGGAGCCCTGGACCCCCAGCGTCGCCGAGAAGGTCACCGGCGTCCCGGCCGACGCGATCCGCGATCTCGCGCACGCCTACGCCACCGCCGAACGCGCCCAGCTGTGCTGGACCCTCGGCATCACCGAGCACCACAACGGCACCGACAACGTCCGGGCGCTGATCAATCTGGCCCTGCTGACCGGCCACGTCGGCCGGTACGGCTCCGGGCTCCAGCCGCTGCGCGGCCAGAACAACGTCCAGGGCGGCGGCGACATGGGCGCCATCCCCAACCGGCTGCCCGGCTTCCAGGACATCCTGGACCCGCCCGTCCGGTCGAAGTTCGAACGCGCCTGGGACGTGGTCATCCAGCCGCGCTACGGACTGAACCTGACCGAGATGTTCGAGGCGATGGAGGCGGGCGAGCTGCGCGCCGTCTACTGCATCGGCGAGAACCCGGCCCAGTCCGAGGCCGACACCGAGCAGGCCATCCGGCGGCTCACGTCCCTGGAGCACCTGGTGGTCCAGGACATCTTCCTGACCAGGACCGCCGAACTGGCCGATGTGGTGCTCCCGGCGACCGCCGCGTGGTGCGAGACGGACGGCACCACCACCAACAGCGAGCGGCGCGTCCAGCGGGTGCGCAAGGCCGTGGAGCCGCCGGGCGAGGCGCGCGAGGACATCGACATCCTCTGCGAGCTGGCGCGGCGGCTGGGCCACGACTGGGAGTTCGCGGACGCGGAGGAGGTCTGGAACGAGCTGCGCGCCGTCTCCCCGGACCACTTCGGGATGACGTACGAGCGGCTGGAGAAGCACCAGGGCATCCAGTGGCCCTGCCCCAGCACCGACCGCCTGGAGCCCACCTATCTGCACGGCCGCCTCTGGGAGAGCGATCCGGCCCGGCGCGGCGCCCGCGCCCCCTTCGGCCCCGTCAAGCACGATCCGCCGGTCGATCTGACCGATGACGCCTACCCGATCCGGCTCACCACGGGGCGGCGCCTGGACTCGTACAACACCGGGGTGCAGAGCGGGGGGTTCGCCTCCCCGCTGCGGCGCGGCGAGTACATCGAACTCTGCCCGGAGGACGCGGACCGCTACCGGGTGGAGGCCGAGGAATGGGTGCGGGTCACCTCGCGGCGCGGTTCGGTGGTGGCGCCGGTGTGGATCGACCCCGGGCTGCGGCCGGGACTCGCCTTCATGACCATGCACTTCCCCGACGAGGTGGACACCAACTCCCTGACGATCGAGGCCAACTGCCCCATCGCGGGGACGGCGGAGTTCAAGGCGTCGGCCATAAGGATCGAGAAGCTTCCCGTGACCGCCGTAAGGAGCTGA
- a CDS encoding GntR family transcriptional regulator, translating into MPARGLPQGAVPKLERPGPLRERVYEALLELITTRALRPGQHLVESELAGHLGVSRQPVREALQRLNTEGWVDLRPAQGAFVHEPTEEEADQLLTVRTLLEAEAARLAAAEADAAGVAALEDLCAKGERAVLDDDVDGAVAANAEFHAKVMRLAGNAVLSELAAQVDRRVRWYYTPVARQRGKQSWIEHRELIAAIAAGDEQRATAVMRAHTEHTRRTYHERDRS; encoded by the coding sequence ATGCCGGCCAGGGGACTACCCCAGGGTGCGGTGCCGAAGCTGGAGCGGCCCGGCCCACTCCGCGAGCGTGTCTACGAGGCGCTGCTCGAACTCATCACCACCCGCGCCCTCCGTCCCGGCCAGCACCTCGTGGAGAGCGAGCTCGCCGGTCATCTCGGGGTCTCCCGCCAGCCGGTGCGCGAGGCCCTCCAGCGGCTGAACACCGAGGGCTGGGTCGATCTGCGGCCCGCGCAGGGCGCGTTCGTCCACGAGCCCACCGAGGAAGAGGCCGATCAGCTCCTTACGGTGCGCACGCTCCTCGAGGCGGAGGCCGCCCGGCTGGCCGCCGCCGAGGCCGACGCGGCCGGGGTCGCCGCGCTGGAGGACCTGTGCGCCAAGGGCGAGCGCGCGGTGCTGGACGACGATGTGGACGGCGCGGTCGCGGCGAACGCCGAATTCCACGCCAAGGTGATGCGGCTGGCCGGAAACGCGGTCCTGTCCGAGCTGGCCGCCCAGGTGGACCGCAGGGTCCGCTGGTACTACACCCCGGTCGCCCGGCAGCGCGGCAAGCAGTCCTGGATCGAGCACCGCGAGTTGATCGCGGCCATCGCCGCCGGCGACGAACAGCGCGCCACGGCCGTCATGCGCGCCCACACCGAACACACCCGCCGCACCTACCACGAGCGCGACCGGTCCTGA